One genomic window of Mucilaginibacter sp. SJ includes the following:
- a CDS encoding ATP-binding protein yields MLSTPDSPVSLNKLLVNHLIWLALAFLLVFNSCANSINDTGDYSRQFKTLFDTVNLYNGERAQPHKGIQYLDSAYRTIKSPFVNDRFRFYAFHFLYNLKGLHDPKKAMLYADTMRAVAIESVTPDQHIKLTAEANFATGDAYSALVRYDQAYRYFYKGYSIGKNAIDDAILAEYTYRMGMIMFKQGRFREAANYFKISHRQSYAYTDDFKAFYQRQELLDNIGESYKNSGDIDSSSFYLNKALVYINENSSRFAERANLLEVARGVVYGNQGDLALLTHNYNQAHDLLKKSIAINLKQGYDNRDAELTEIKLARLYLITNKPNDLFELLKRLRAQLDTIKNDDAETNWNGLMSTYYLQKKDYQKSLLYLKNYSSLKDSATKRTSSLKRTDINQQQANFDKENQIEDLKSHNKLQLIYIYLAVLFSVMAVIIIFLVFRNLKRSKRDIVAIKTLNDQIKLQKTELENTLEEVNRGSREKDRILRAVAHDLRNPLGGIASLSASMVDDARDEEQTDLINLIKETSYNSLELINEILEAANTANMTFNKEWVEINSLINKSVDLLRFKAAEKDQDIMLSLLDTPTEILINREKIWRVISNLISNAIKFSPKGAVIYVIVNQKHQGVEICVKDYGIGIPDKLQQQVFNMFTEAKRPGTDGEKSFGLGLSICRQIVEKHSGRIWLKSESNNGSSFYVYLPARAS; encoded by the coding sequence ATGTTGTCAACCCCTGATAGCCCCGTTAGTTTAAACAAACTGCTGGTCAACCATTTAATTTGGCTGGCCCTGGCTTTTTTATTGGTATTTAATTCCTGCGCAAATAGCATCAATGATACAGGCGATTACTCCAGGCAGTTTAAAACACTATTTGATACAGTAAACCTGTATAATGGCGAAAGGGCTCAGCCGCATAAGGGTATTCAGTACCTTGACTCGGCTTACAGAACAATAAAAAGCCCGTTTGTAAACGACAGGTTCCGTTTTTATGCCTTCCATTTTCTTTACAATTTAAAAGGACTGCATGACCCTAAAAAAGCCATGCTTTATGCTGATACAATGCGAGCTGTGGCTATCGAAAGTGTTACCCCGGATCAGCATATTAAATTAACTGCCGAAGCCAATTTCGCTACCGGCGATGCCTATTCGGCCCTGGTAAGGTACGATCAGGCTTACAGGTATTTTTACAAAGGTTACTCTATCGGCAAAAACGCAATTGACGATGCCATCCTGGCCGAATACACTTACCGGATGGGGATGATCATGTTTAAACAGGGGCGTTTTAGGGAAGCGGCCAATTATTTCAAGATCAGTCACAGGCAAAGCTATGCCTATACTGATGATTTTAAGGCCTTTTACCAGCGGCAGGAGCTTTTGGATAATATTGGCGAGAGCTATAAAAACAGTGGCGATATTGACAGCTCAAGCTTTTATTTAAATAAAGCGCTTGTTTATATCAATGAAAATAGTTCAAGGTTTGCCGAAAGGGCAAACCTGCTTGAAGTTGCACGAGGCGTGGTATACGGCAACCAGGGTGATCTGGCTTTATTAACCCATAATTATAACCAGGCACACGACTTACTGAAAAAAAGTATCGCTATTAATTTAAAACAAGGTTATGACAACCGCGATGCTGAATTAACCGAAATAAAACTTGCCCGGCTATATTTAATAACCAATAAACCAAACGATCTTTTTGAACTGCTGAAAAGACTCCGCGCCCAGCTCGATACTATCAAAAATGATGATGCTGAAACCAACTGGAACGGATTAATGAGTACTTATTATCTGCAGAAAAAAGACTACCAGAAGAGCTTGTTGTATTTAAAAAACTATTCATCATTAAAGGATTCGGCGACGAAAAGAACTTCATCGTTAAAACGGACGGATATTAATCAACAACAAGCCAATTTTGATAAAGAAAATCAGATAGAAGATCTTAAAAGCCATAATAAACTGCAATTGATATACATTTACCTTGCTGTGCTTTTTTCAGTGATGGCAGTGATCATTATCTTCCTTGTTTTTCGTAACCTTAAAAGGTCGAAAAGAGATATCGTAGCTATAAAAACACTAAATGACCAAATTAAGCTGCAAAAAACCGAATTAGAAAACACCCTTGAAGAAGTAAACCGGGGGAGCCGGGAAAAGGACCGAATTCTACGGGCTGTAGCACATGACCTCCGCAACCCGCTCGGAGGAATAGCATCGTTATCGGCCTCAATGGTTGATGATGCGCGTGATGAAGAACAAACAGACCTGATCAACCTCATAAAAGAAACTTCCTATAATTCCCTCGAACTCATCAATGAAATTTTAGAGGCGGCAAATACTGCCAACATGACTTTTAATAAAGAATGGGTTGAAATTAACAGCCTCATTAATAAAAGTGTTGATCTGCTGCGGTTTAAGGCAGCCGAAAAAGACCAGGATATCATGCTCAGCTTATTGGATACCCCCACTGAAATATTGATAAACAGGGAAAAAATATGGCGGGTTATCAGTAACCTGATCAGTAATGCCATAAAGTTTAGTCCCAAAGGTGCCGTTATTTATGTAATTGTAAACCAAAAACATCAAGGCGTTGAAATATGTGTTAAAGATTACGGTATAGGTATTCCTGATAAATTACAGCAACAGGTGTTTAATATGTTCACCGAAGCTAAACGGCCTGGCACCGACGGCGAAAAATCATTTGGTCTCGGGCTTTCCATCTGCCGTCAAATAGTTGAAAAACATAGCGGCAGAATCTGGCTAAAAAGTGAATCAAATAATGGTTCAAGTTTTTACGTTTATCTTCCGGCCCGGGCATCTTAG
- a CDS encoding c-type cytochrome: MKLKVIGIIAILLVVIGASCQSDDQIEFKRYYSGGSLVYQQHCQNCHGDKGQGLSSLIPPLTDSTFLKQNKAVLACFVKNGLKGKITVASRSFDDQMQPDDIAPLEIAKVLTYVTNSFGNKMGTVTLQQVQDDLKNCQ, from the coding sequence ATGAAATTAAAGGTAATAGGCATTATAGCCATTTTGTTAGTTGTAATTGGCGCATCATGCCAAAGCGATGATCAAATTGAGTTTAAACGCTATTACTCGGGCGGAAGCCTTGTTTACCAGCAGCATTGTCAAAATTGCCATGGAGATAAAGGACAAGGCCTGTCATCACTTATCCCGCCATTAACGGATTCAACGTTTCTAAAACAGAACAAAGCGGTACTGGCCTGCTTCGTCAAAAACGGCCTTAAGGGAAAAATAACCGTAGCAAGCCGCTCTTTTGACGACCAAATGCAGCCTGATGATATAGCCCCGCTTGAAATTGCTAAAGTGCTTACCTATGTTACAAATTCTTTTGGTAATAAAATGGGGACTGTTACATTGCAGCAGGTTCAGGATGATTTGAAAAATTGTCAATAG
- a CDS encoding sigma-54-dependent transcriptional regulator, producing the protein MAKILIIDDERSIRNTLREILEYEDYEVEDVDNGVDGLQLIEKKDYDLVLCDIKMNRMDGMEVLTEGLAIKPDLPFIMISGHGTVETAVEASKKGAFDFISKPPDLNRLLITVRNALDRGSLVVEAKVLKRKVSKVRSILGESQAILKIKETIDRVAPTDARVLVTGANGSGKELVARWLHEKSNRSAAPIIEVNCAAIPSELIESELFGHEKGSFTSAIKQRIGKFESANGGTLFLDEIGDMSQSAQAKVLRALQENKITRVGGEKEIDVDVRVVAATNKDLLKEIEAGNFRMDLYHRLSVILIHVPPLIERKDDIPLLTQSFLDEICNEYGMPVKKISDAALEALKALPWTGNIRELRNMVERLIILSDKVITDNDVRSFANPSAPTAIAAGSTAAPAPQTDFDQFNNFQEYKDFAEREYIKFKLEKNNWNVSKTADDIDIQRSHLYSKIEKFGLKRGE; encoded by the coding sequence ATGGCTAAAATTTTAATAATTGATGATGAACGGTCTATTCGTAACACGCTTCGCGAGATTTTAGAGTATGAAGATTACGAGGTTGAAGATGTAGATAACGGGGTTGACGGTCTTCAGTTAATTGAAAAAAAAGACTATGACCTGGTACTGTGCGACATTAAAATGAACCGCATGGATGGTATGGAGGTACTTACCGAAGGACTCGCTATTAAACCCGATCTTCCATTTATCATGATATCGGGCCACGGCACGGTTGAAACCGCTGTAGAAGCCAGTAAAAAAGGTGCGTTTGACTTTATTTCAAAACCACCTGACCTGAACCGCCTGCTCATTACCGTTCGTAACGCGCTTGATAGGGGAAGCCTTGTTGTGGAGGCTAAGGTCCTTAAACGTAAGGTATCAAAGGTACGCTCCATTTTAGGCGAATCGCAGGCTATCCTCAAAATAAAAGAAACCATTGACCGGGTGGCCCCAACCGATGCCCGTGTATTGGTTACAGGCGCCAATGGCAGTGGAAAAGAGCTGGTTGCACGCTGGCTCCACGAAAAATCAAATCGCTCGGCTGCACCTATTATCGAGGTAAACTGTGCGGCCATTCCATCAGAATTAATTGAGAGCGAGTTATTTGGTCACGAAAAAGGCTCATTTACATCGGCCATCAAACAACGTATTGGCAAGTTTGAATCAGCAAATGGAGGAACATTGTTTTTGGATGAAATTGGCGATATGAGCCAGTCGGCCCAGGCTAAAGTGTTGCGTGCATTACAGGAAAATAAGATTACACGCGTGGGCGGCGAAAAGGAAATTGACGTTGATGTGCGTGTAGTAGCGGCAACCAACAAGGATTTGCTGAAAGAAATTGAAGCCGGCAATTTCCGTATGGACTTGTACCACCGCTTAAGTGTAATATTGATCCACGTACCACCACTTATCGAACGCAAAGATGACATCCCGTTGTTAACTCAAAGCTTTTTGGATGAGATTTGCAATGAATACGGCATGCCGGTTAAAAAGATCTCGGATGCTGCACTTGAGGCCCTTAAAGCCCTGCCATGGACCGGTAACATCCGCGAACTCCGTAACATGGTTGAGCGTTTGATCATTCTGAGTGATAAAGTTATTACTGATAACGATGTGCGGTCATTTGCAAATCCATCTGCACCAACTGCTATTGCCGCGGGTAGCACAGCTGCTCCTGCCCCACAAACAGATTTTGACCAATTCAATAATTTCCAGGAATATAAAGACTTTGCGGAGCGTGAATATATCAAATTCAAGCTGGAGAAAAACAACTGGAATGTGTCAAAAACTGCTGATGATATCGATATTCAACGCAGTCACTTGTACAGTAAAATTGAAAAATTTGGCCTTAAACGCGGCGAATAA
- a CDS encoding DinB family protein: MKTHFIKMFGYNLFANQQLIQTMEANGSPEVTLKLMGHLLAAEQVWLERCKLILSSLPNTWPENVTIEQCKKQVPERYEAWVTFLNEINEEDLNNIIPYHSFTGDYFENQLGDIITQVLNHGTHTRAQIGQQLKFAGTKTLPVTDYSYYLRVLNS; this comes from the coding sequence ATGAAAACACACTTTATAAAAATGTTTGGTTATAACCTGTTTGCCAATCAGCAGTTGATACAGACAATGGAAGCAAACGGTTCGCCGGAGGTAACGCTTAAACTGATGGGCCATCTGCTGGCCGCCGAACAGGTATGGCTCGAAAGATGCAAACTTATCCTTTCTTCTCTGCCTAACACATGGCCTGAAAATGTTACAATTGAGCAATGCAAAAAACAGGTACCGGAGCGTTATGAAGCATGGGTCACATTTTTAAACGAAATCAATGAGGAAGATCTGAATAACATAATTCCGTATCATAGCTTTACCGGCGACTACTTTGAAAACCAACTTGGCGATATTATTACGCAGGTACTTAACCATGGTACACATACCAGGGCCCAAATTGGGCAGCAGCTAAAGTTTGCGGGTACAAAAACTTTACCTGTTACAGACTATAGTTATTATTTAAGAGTGTTAAACAGCTAA
- a CDS encoding GH1 family beta-glucosidase, with translation MELTDREIHLSKDLFGNDFEWGVSTAAFQVEGSHDTDGKGLSVWDVFTTKKGKILNGDHAQTACDFYNLYERDIDLIKELNIPNFRFSISWTRILPEGTGEINHAGIDYYNRVINYCIKQGVEPWLTVYHWDFPHVLEVKGGWTNREAINWFSDFITICAHNFGDRVKHWMVMNEPVVFTGAGYFFGIHAPGRSGMKNFVPAIHHVTMSIAEGGRILRKILPSTAQIGTTFSCSQIEPYTDKPRDIAAAVRADALINRLYIEPLLGMGYPIKDLPALKDLKKYFYPGDEDKLSFDFDFIGIQNYTREIVKYSFFTPYINASMVKAEKRGVDLTAMRWEVYPPSIYHMIKKYDAYPNVKKIIVTENGSAFSDEVTDGEVNDPKRLKYLKDYIAQVLKAKNEGCKVNGYFVWTLTDNFEWAEGYHPRFGLIHVDHATQQRTVKTSGRWYAEFLK, from the coding sequence ATGGAACTTACTGACCGGGAAATACATTTAAGCAAAGATCTTTTTGGTAACGACTTTGAATGGGGCGTTTCAACTGCTGCTTTTCAGGTAGAAGGATCTCATGATACCGATGGAAAAGGACTATCTGTGTGGGATGTTTTTACCACAAAAAAAGGAAAGATCCTGAATGGCGACCATGCACAAACCGCTTGCGATTTTTACAATTTGTATGAGCGTGATATCGATCTCATAAAAGAACTTAATATTCCCAATTTTCGTTTTTCTATATCCTGGACCCGTATCTTGCCCGAAGGCACCGGGGAAATTAACCACGCCGGCATTGATTATTATAACCGGGTAATCAACTACTGTATTAAGCAAGGCGTTGAACCCTGGTTAACTGTTTATCACTGGGACTTTCCGCATGTGCTTGAAGTTAAAGGCGGCTGGACAAATCGTGAAGCAATAAACTGGTTTAGTGACTTTATCACTATTTGTGCTCACAACTTTGGCGATAGGGTGAAGCACTGGATGGTGATGAACGAGCCTGTAGTTTTTACGGGAGCTGGCTATTTTTTCGGCATCCATGCGCCGGGCCGCAGTGGTATGAAAAACTTTGTACCCGCTATACATCACGTAACCATGAGTATTGCTGAAGGTGGCAGGATCCTGCGAAAAATACTGCCTTCAACGGCGCAAATAGGTACCACATTTTCGTGTTCGCAAATAGAGCCTTACACAGATAAGCCAAGGGATATAGCTGCTGCAGTCCGTGCCGATGCGCTGATCAATCGTTTATACATTGAACCTTTGCTGGGGATGGGGTACCCGATAAAAGATCTTCCTGCACTTAAAGACCTTAAAAAGTATTTTTACCCCGGCGACGAGGATAAGCTGAGCTTTGATTTTGATTTTATCGGCATACAGAATTACACTCGCGAAATTGTAAAATATTCGTTTTTTACGCCCTATATCAACGCAAGTATGGTCAAAGCCGAAAAGAGGGGTGTTGACCTTACAGCTATGCGCTGGGAGGTTTACCCGCCTTCGATTTATCATATGATCAAAAAATATGATGCATATCCTAATGTTAAAAAGATTATCGTTACGGAAAATGGATCAGCTTTTTCCGACGAGGTTACTGATGGTGAAGTAAATGACCCCAAAAGATTAAAATATTTAAAGGATTACATAGCACAGGTGTTAAAGGCAAAAAATGAAGGCTGTAAAGTTAACGGCTATTTTGTATGGACACTTACCGATAATTTTGAATGGGCCGAAGGGTATCATCCTCGTTTTGGACTGATCCATGTTGATCATGCAACCCAGCAGCGCACGGTTAAAACATCCGGCAGGTGGTATGCTGAATTTTTGAAATAA
- a CDS encoding fructosamine kinase family protein: protein MTVSAGVISDIEGKLNAHIKNMSPVSGGDINQAYRLQTTLGNFFIKINSFHKFPGMFKSEERGLAIIRKTNTIAVPEVVLQGDTGDESYLILQWIEAGHGDVISSQKLGRQLALMHYYTAAQFGFEADNYMGSFHQSNNQHNSWAQFFIEERLQPMVKMAVDKRELTQTDMYRFDELYKRLPDLFTEEPPALLHGDLWGGNYLIDTNGNPYLIDPSVSYGNREFDIAMTMLFGGFDHAFYEAYNQEFPLQSGWQQRLQLWNLYPLLVHVNLFGSMYTRQARENLSAFI, encoded by the coding sequence ATGACTGTATCGGCAGGTGTAATAAGTGATATTGAGGGCAAGTTAAACGCTCATATTAAGAATATGAGTCCGGTAAGTGGAGGTGATATTAATCAAGCCTACCGCTTGCAAACCACGTTAGGTAATTTCTTTATAAAAATAAATAGCTTCCATAAATTTCCGGGCATGTTTAAAAGTGAGGAGAGGGGTTTAGCTATTATCCGTAAAACAAATACAATAGCTGTGCCTGAGGTTGTTTTACAGGGCGATACCGGTGACGAAAGTTATCTTATACTGCAATGGATTGAAGCAGGGCATGGTGATGTTATATCATCGCAAAAATTGGGCAGGCAACTTGCTCTCATGCATTATTACACTGCTGCGCAATTTGGGTTTGAAGCAGATAATTATATGGGTTCGTTCCATCAAAGCAACAACCAGCACAATAGCTGGGCCCAGTTTTTTATTGAAGAAAGATTGCAACCGATGGTTAAAATGGCGGTAGATAAAAGAGAGCTTACCCAAACCGACATGTACCGGTTTGACGAACTCTATAAAAGACTCCCGGACCTGTTTACAGAAGAACCACCCGCATTACTGCATGGCGACCTTTGGGGAGGCAATTACTTGATTGATACCAATGGCAACCCTTACCTGATCGATCCATCGGTTAGCTACGGCAATCGCGAGTTTGATATTGCGATGACCATGCTTTTCGGTGGTTTTGACCATGCTTTTTATGAGGCTTATAATCAGGAGTTTCCTTTGCAGTCTGGCTGGCAACAGCGGCTTCAACTTTGGAACCTTTATCCGCTGCTGGTTCACGTAAACCTATTTGGCAGCATGTACACCAGACAGGCAAGGGAGAATCTGTCGGCGTTTATTTAG
- a CDS encoding tetratricopeptide repeat-containing sensor histidine kinase, whose amino-acid sequence MFIYKSFRQIWLSGNIQGRLLFVCFLLIITSCGQQSKGFLSSSAYTKAVDTATIMYDNGHYKAAVNYLDSAFRHSSNLSFKQVYNYYYFIYNYASHIKADRKMALLYADSMLNIFDTPEKKLKFTSEYGQAHLVKGDVLFDEHRYNEAYGYFYEGKVIANNNLDDCTMGDYSYRMGMILYKQEHYSRAAVYFKESFDETRSCEGNFNYFYRRQELLNNIGLSYSKMLMNDSAMYFYTKALDYINDNTARFKDRPQMGEVSKGVVYGNMADISIRQKDYNKAKSLLRKSIAINLRKGNDNNDAQHSELKLASIYDRQNLNDSLLNLLNVISLQFDSVQSPETKQNWHLLMSNYFEKQNNHQQAMTHYKQYDGLKGIIANENKKLKEADVAEQVKSLEKDNEFNNLKKNNELQHIYLRVTVVFALMLIIIISLVFLNWQKSKKNIKTLGSLNSQINHQNHHLENALRDLKLNNQEKDRILRTVAHDLRNPIGGIASLTSVMTEENYSDEQKELLNIIRETSFNSIELINEILEATESASAILHKEAVEVNSLLSNSVELMRFKAAEKQQIINVFLLNSPLEICISREKIWRVISNLISNAIKFSQEGSAILVMAIDLENEIQVSVKDHGIGIPEKLKNQVFNMFTDAKRPGTAGEKSFGLGLSICKQIIEDHNGQIWFESDTENGTSFNFTLPKN is encoded by the coding sequence ATGTTTATATACAAAAGCTTCAGGCAAATATGGCTATCCGGTAATATACAGGGTCGTTTGCTTTTTGTTTGCTTTTTGCTGATAATCACTTCGTGCGGGCAACAGTCAAAGGGCTTTCTTTCGTCTTCAGCATATACTAAGGCTGTTGACACTGCAACTATAATGTATGATAATGGGCATTACAAAGCTGCCGTAAATTATCTTGATTCAGCCTTCCGTCATTCAAGCAACCTCAGCTTCAAACAGGTTTATAATTACTATTATTTTATCTATAATTATGCTTCGCATATAAAGGCCGATCGAAAAATGGCTTTGCTGTACGCCGACAGTATGCTCAATATTTTCGACACGCCGGAGAAGAAGCTAAAATTTACCAGCGAATATGGACAGGCTCATCTTGTCAAAGGAGACGTGTTATTTGACGAACATCGTTACAACGAAGCTTACGGTTATTTTTACGAAGGGAAAGTAATTGCCAATAATAACCTTGACGATTGCACCATGGGTGATTATAGCTATCGCATGGGCATGATCCTGTATAAGCAGGAACATTACAGCCGGGCCGCGGTATATTTTAAAGAAAGCTTTGATGAAACCAGGTCATGCGAAGGGAATTTCAATTATTTTTATCGCAGGCAGGAACTATTGAATAATATAGGCTTAAGCTACAGTAAAATGTTGATGAATGATAGTGCTATGTATTTTTACACCAAGGCCCTTGATTACATTAATGATAATACTGCAAGGTTTAAAGACAGGCCCCAAATGGGGGAAGTATCCAAGGGCGTTGTATATGGTAATATGGCTGATATAAGTATCAGGCAAAAAGATTATAACAAAGCTAAAAGTCTGCTTAGAAAAAGTATAGCTATCAATCTGCGCAAAGGAAACGATAATAATGACGCTCAACACTCCGAATTAAAGCTTGCATCTATATATGATCGTCAAAACTTAAATGACTCTTTATTAAATCTTCTCAATGTTATCAGCCTCCAGTTTGATAGTGTTCAAAGTCCGGAAACAAAACAAAACTGGCACTTATTGATGTCAAATTATTTCGAGAAGCAAAATAATCATCAGCAAGCTATGACGCATTATAAGCAATATGATGGGCTTAAGGGCATCATAGCAAATGAAAACAAAAAACTAAAAGAAGCCGATGTTGCAGAACAGGTTAAAAGCCTTGAAAAAGATAACGAGTTTAATAACCTTAAGAAAAACAATGAATTGCAGCATATTTATCTGAGGGTAACTGTTGTTTTTGCTCTGATGCTCATTATTATCATTTCCCTGGTATTTTTAAACTGGCAAAAATCAAAAAAGAACATTAAAACGCTTGGAAGTCTTAACAGTCAGATAAACCATCAAAACCACCATCTTGAAAATGCTCTCCGTGATTTAAAACTCAATAACCAGGAAAAGGACCGCATTTTACGCACTGTTGCACATGATTTGCGCAATCCAATAGGCGGAATAGCCTCTCTTACCAGCGTAATGACAGAGGAAAATTATAGCGACGAACAAAAAGAACTGTTAAATATTATTCGGGAAACTTCATTTAACTCTATTGAACTGATCAATGAAATCCTGGAAGCTACTGAATCTGCTTCGGCTATATTGCATAAGGAAGCAGTTGAAGTTAATTCCTTATTGAGTAATAGTGTTGAACTGATGCGTTTTAAGGCCGCTGAAAAGCAGCAGATTATCAATGTCTTCCTGTTAAATTCACCGCTTGAAATTTGCATTAGCCGTGAAAAAATATGGCGGGTGATCAGTAATCTCATCAGTAACGCCATTAAATTCAGTCAGGAAGGATCGGCTATTTTAGTCATGGCCATTGATTTGGAAAATGAAATCCAGGTTTCTGTAAAAGATCACGGCATAGGAATTCCCGAAAAGCTCAAAAACCAGGTATTTAACATGTTTACAGATGCTAAACGCCCCGGAACCGCTGGCGAAAAATCATTTGGTCTTGGTCTTTCCATCTGTAAGCAAATTATTGAAGATCATAACGGTCAGATCTGGTTTGAGAGCGACACCGAAAATGGCACGTCTTTTAATTTCACGCTCCCTAAAAACTAA
- a CDS encoding SCO family protein has product MRKLWIGIVILMLFNACKSNTKTALPILGYKTPVTKTVNGKTVTDTEYATIPPFKFVNQYADTITQKNLDGKIYVADFFFTTCPSICPVMHRNMLNVYKEFKNDDNFRIISHTIDPKYDTVPVLKRYADKLGIAGNTWWLLHGEKGDTYKIAKSYLQSVSEKNPKGEYIHDGFFILIDKQKRLRGTYEGTDPAEVTKLIADIKTLKAEPDQIAAK; this is encoded by the coding sequence ATGAGGAAATTGTGGATAGGCATTGTGATATTAATGCTTTTCAATGCCTGCAAATCAAATACTAAAACCGCCCTTCCCATATTGGGTTATAAAACTCCGGTAACTAAAACGGTTAATGGCAAAACAGTAACAGATACTGAGTACGCCACTATCCCACCCTTCAAGTTTGTAAACCAGTATGCTGATACCATCACTCAGAAAAACCTGGATGGAAAAATTTATGTAGCCGACTTTTTTTTCACCACCTGCCCTTCTATTTGCCCGGTGATGCACCGAAATATGCTTAATGTATACAAGGAGTTTAAGAATGATGATAACTTCAGGATCATTTCGCATACCATCGATCCCAAATATGATACCGTGCCTGTATTAAAACGCTATGCGGATAAATTAGGGATTGCGGGCAATACCTGGTGGTTGCTGCATGGTGAAAAAGGCGATACTTATAAAATTGCCAAAAGCTACCTGCAAAGTGTATCCGAAAAAAATCCCAAAGGCGAATATATCCATGACGGCTTCTTTATTTTGATAGATAAACAGAAACGCCTTCGCGGTACTTACGAAGGAACAGATCCGGCAGAAGTAACCAAACTGATTGCCGATATCAAAACCCTGAAGGCCGAACCTGACCAAATAGCTGCCAAATGA